From the Streptomyces sp. NBC_01216 genome, the window GGCCGCGGTGGCGCCGTGGCTGGTGGTGGCGCTGGTGGTGTTCCTGGTGTGGCGGCGGCTGCGTCGGATGCCGGGGGCACGCCGCGCCCCCGGGCCGGATGCCGGGTCCGCCGCTCCGGCGGCGCGTGACGCCGAGGGCGCGCCGGTGCCCGCCGCTGCCGCCGACCCGGCCGGGGAGGCCCCGGGGACCGGTGCTCCGCCGGCGCCGCGGAAGGGCTGAACGGCCGCTCCGACGTAGCGTGTTCGTATGAGAGAACGACTGGTGGTCATCGGGGGCGACGCGGCGGGCATGTCCGCCGCGTCGCAGGCGCGCAGGCTCAGGACGTCCGGCGAGCTGGAGATCGTGGCCTTCGAGCGCGGTCACTTCACGTCGTTCTCGGCGTGCGGGATTCCGTACTGGGTCGGGGGCGACGTCGCGAGCCGGGACGAACTGATCGCGCGCCGCCCGGAGGAGCACCGGGCACGGGGCATCGATCTGCGGACACGGACGGAGGTGACGGAGATCGACGTCGCCGGTTCCCGGGTCCGCACCCTGGACCTGGAGTCGGGCGCGCGGGCGTGGACCGGCTTCGACAAGCTGGTGATCGCGACCGGGGCCCGGCCGCTGCGGCCCGCGCTGCCGGGGATCGACGCCGTGGGCGTGCACGGGGTGCAGACCCTCGACGACGGACAGGCGTTGCTGGACTCCCTCGCGCGGACGACCGGCCGCCGCGCGGTGGTCGTCGGCGCCGGGTACATCGGTGTGGAGATGGCGGAGGCGCTGCTGAACCGCGGCTACGAGGTGACGGTGGTGAACCGGGGCGAGGAGCCGATGGCGACGCTCGACCCGGACATGGGCCGGCTGGTCCACCGGGCGATGGACGGACTGGGCATCACCACGGTCGGTTCCTCGGCCGTCACCGGCATCCTCACCGGCGAGGACGGCGCGGTCCGGGCGGTGGCGACGGCGGACGCCGAGTATCCGGCGGACGTGGTGGTGCTGGGCATGGGGGTGGTGCCGGAGACGGCGCCGGCCCGGCGGGCCGGGCTGCCGCTGGGGTCGCACGGCGGTCTGCTCACCGATCTCTCGATGCGGGTGCGGGGGCACCGGAACATCTGGGCGGGTGGTGACTGCGTCGAGGTCCTGGACCTGGTGTCGGGCCGTGAGCGGCACATCGCGCTGGGCACGCACGCCAACAAGCAGGGCCAGGTCATCGGCGCGAACGTCGGGGGCGGTTACGCCACTTTCCCGGGCGTGGTCGGCACGGCGGTGTCGAAGGTGTGCGACCTGGAGATCGCCCGGACGGGGCTGCGTGAGCGGGAGGCCGACGAGGTGGGGCTGCGGTACGTGACGGTGACGGTCGAGTCGACCAGCCGGGCGGGCTACTACCCGGGCGCGGCCCCGATGACGGTGAAGATGCTGGCCGAGCGGCGCACGGGCCGGCTGCTCGGGGTCCAGATCGTGGGCCGGGAGGGTGCGGCGAAGCGGGTGGACGTCGCGGCGGTGGCGCTGACGGCCGGGATGACGGTGGAGCGGATGACGGCCCTGGACCTGGGGTACGCGCCGCCGTTCTCGCCGGTGTGGGACCCCGTCCTGGTCGCGGCGCGCAAGGCGGTGGCCGCCGTGCGGGCGGCCGGCTGACGGTCGGGGGGACGGGCCGCCATCCGTCAGCCGGCCGGGTGTCAGACGGCCGTGCGGGTGTGGACGTGGTCCACCAGGCGCGTCAGCGTGTCCGGGTCCGTCGTCGGCAGGACGCCGTGGCCCAGGTTGAAGATGTGGCCCTCCAGGTCCCGCGCGGCGTTCAGGACCTCGTCGGTCTTGGTCTCGACGGCCTCCCGCGAGGAGAACAGCACGGCCGGGTCCAGGTTACCCTGGAGCGCCTTGCCGGGGCCGACGCGGCGGGCGGCCTCGTCGAGCGGCACCCGCCAGTCGACGCCGACCACGTCCGCGCCGGCCTCGCCCATGAGGCCGAGCAGCTCCCCGGTGCCGACGCCGAAGTGGATGCGGGGCACTCCGTAGGAGGCGACGGCGTCGAAGACCTTGGTGGAGGCGGGCATCACCGAGCGGCGGTAGTCGGCGGGGGCGAGGGCGCCCACCCAGGAGTCGAAGAGCTGGACGGCGGACGCGCCGGCCTCGATCTGGACCTTGAGGAAGGCCGCGGTGATCTCGGCGAGGCGGTCGAGCAGGTCGGCCCAGAGCACGGGGTCGCCGTACATGAGCGACTTGGTGTGCTCGTGGTTGCGGGACGGGCCGCCCTCGACGAGGTAGCTCGCGAGGGTGAACGGCGCGCCCGCGAAGCCGATGAGGGGGGTGGGGCCCAGCTCGGCGGTGAGCATCCCGATGGCCTCGGTGACGTAGTGGACGTCCTCGGGGGTCAGGTCGCGGAGCCGGTCCAGGTCGGCTCGGGTGCGGATGGGGTCGGCGACGACCGGGCCGACGCCCGGCTTGATGTCGAGGTCGATCCCGATGGCCTTGAGCGGGACGACGATGTCGCTGAAGTAGATCGCCGCGTCGACCTTGTGGCGCCGCACGGGCTGGAGCGTGATCTCGGTGACCAGCT encodes:
- a CDS encoding FAD-dependent oxidoreductase produces the protein MRERLVVIGGDAAGMSAASQARRLRTSGELEIVAFERGHFTSFSACGIPYWVGGDVASRDELIARRPEEHRARGIDLRTRTEVTEIDVAGSRVRTLDLESGARAWTGFDKLVIATGARPLRPALPGIDAVGVHGVQTLDDGQALLDSLARTTGRRAVVVGAGYIGVEMAEALLNRGYEVTVVNRGEEPMATLDPDMGRLVHRAMDGLGITTVGSSAVTGILTGEDGAVRAVATADAEYPADVVVLGMGVVPETAPARRAGLPLGSHGGLLTDLSMRVRGHRNIWAGGDCVEVLDLVSGRERHIALGTHANKQGQVIGANVGGGYATFPGVVGTAVSKVCDLEIARTGLREREADEVGLRYVTVTVESTSRAGYYPGAAPMTVKMLAERRTGRLLGVQIVGREGAAKRVDVAAVALTAGMTVERMTALDLGYAPPFSPVWDPVLVAARKAVAAVRAAG
- the hemE gene encoding uroporphyrinogen decarboxylase; this encodes MSANDSPSGQQTRQRSQTYDSPFMKACRREPVPHTPVWFMRQAGRSLPEYLKVREGIPMLESCMRPELVTEITLQPVRRHKVDAAIYFSDIVVPLKAIGIDLDIKPGVGPVVADPIRTRADLDRLRDLTPEDVHYVTEAIGMLTAELGPTPLIGFAGAPFTLASYLVEGGPSRNHEHTKSLMYGDPVLWADLLDRLAEITAAFLKVQIEAGASAVQLFDSWVGALAPADYRRSVMPASTKVFDAVASYGVPRIHFGVGTGELLGLMGEAGADVVGVDWRVPLDEAARRVGPGKALQGNLDPAVLFSSREAVETKTDEVLNAARDLEGHIFNLGHGVLPTTDPDTLTRLVDHVHTRTAV